One genomic window of Elaeis guineensis isolate ETL-2024a chromosome 2, EG11, whole genome shotgun sequence includes the following:
- the LOC105056370 gene encoding uncharacterized protein: MKCLKQYEPLKGCSMGTDRQSSIPLLDTLKMERVTTILTHTYPYPHEHSRHIMTAVVVGCLFFISSDNIHTLIQKLDNNIKWWSMYICLIGFFYFFSSPFIGKTFKPSYSNFNRWYVAWIFVAALYHLPSFQSMGVDMRMNLSLFLTIFVSSVLFLIVFHIIFLGLWYVGLVARVAGKRPEILTIIQNCTVISIACCVFYSHCGNRAFQRGKSFERRNSSLDSFPFWENEDGNTWISKFLRMYELKDQICSSWFAPVGSASDYPLLSKWVIYGELVCSGSCAVPSDEISPIYSLWATFIGLYIANYVVERSSGWALTHPLSVPEYERLKKQMKPDFLDMVPWYSGTSADLVKTVFDLLVSVTLFVGRFDMRMMQAAMNKVPDEATSGDLLYDEFSERDNLWFDFIADTGDGGNPSYAVARLLAQPSIQLKVSDSMRTFPRGDLLIIGGDLAYPNPSAFTYERRLFCPFEYALQPPPWYSAEQITIDKPDVPSGVPELKQYDGPECFIIPGNHDWFDGLHTFMRYICHKSWLGGWFLPQKKSYFALQLPKGWWLFGLDLALHGDIDVYQFKFFAELCRYKIGENDNVIVMTHEPNWLLDWYWNEITGKNVSHLICDYLKGRCRLRMAGDLHHYMRHSIVPSDKPVHVQHLLVNGCGGAFLHPTHVFRNFNKFCGNTYESKAAYPSYDDSSRIALGNILKFRKKNWQFDIIGGVIYFILVFSMFPQCNLVHILHKDSWSGRLKSFFSTMWSAFIYMLEHSYVSSAGSLVLMMASYSFVPSKLSKKKRAIIGVLHIIAHMTAALVLMLLLELGIEICIRNHLLATSGYHTLYEWYRYMESEHFPDPTGLRVRMERWTFGLYPACIKYLMSAFDVPEVMAVTRNNICKNGMESLSRGGAIIYYGSVFLYFWVFSTPVVSLIFGSYLYICINWFHIHFDEAFSSLRIANYKAFTRFHIAVSGDLEVFTLAVDKVPKEWKLDPEWDAEPKQPKQLSHRRRFPSKWKAASGPDPVNSVRIVDHFVIQRSLTDLTEGGNG; encoded by the exons ATGAAGTGCTTGAAGCAGTACGAACCACTAAAAGGTTGTTCAATGGGCACAGACAGGCAGTCTAGTATTCCGTTGTTGGATACGCTCAAAATGGAGAGAGTTACGACGATCTTGACCCATACATACCCTTATCCACATGAGCATTCAAGGCATATTATGACTGCCGTAGTAGTGGGATGTCTGTTTTTCATCTCATCTGATAACATACATACCCTCATACAGAAACTGGACAATAATATTAAATGGTGGTCCATGTATATATGCTTGATTGggtttttctatttcttttcatctCCATTTATTGGCAAGACTTTCAAGCCAAGTTATTCAaatttcaaccgctg GTACGTTGCTTGGATCTTTGTAGCAGCTCTGTATCATCTTCCCAGTTTTCAATCTATGGGGGTGGATATGAGGATgaatctttctttatttcttaCAATATTTGTTTCATCTGTCCTTTTTCTTATAGTGTTCCATATTATATTTCTTGGCCTCTGGTATGTTGGTCTTGTTGCTCGTGTTGCAGGAAAGAGACCAGAAATTTTGACCATTATCCAAAATTGTACA GTCATAAGTATTGCATGCTGTGTATTCTATAGTCACTGTGGTAATCGTGCTTTTCAAAGAGGCAAATCTTTTGAGCGTCGAAATTCTAGTTTGGATTCCTTCCCATTTTGGGAAAATGAAGATGGAAACACTTGGATATCAAAGTTTCTCCGCATGTATGAGTTGAAAGATCAAATCTGCTCATCTTGGTTTGCTCCAGTTGGTTCTGCCAGTGATTACCCTCTTTTGTCGAAGTGGGTCATTTATGGAGAG CTAGTTTGCAGTGGATCATGTGCTGTACCTTCAGATGAGATATCCCCCATATATTCATTATGGGCAACGTTTATCGGCCTTTATATCGCTAATTATGTTGTTGAGCGATCATCTGG ATGGGCCCTAACTCACCCATTATCAGTACCAGAATATGAAAGGTTGAAGAAACAGATGAAACCTGATTTCTTGGATATGGTGCCTTGGTACTCAGG GACATCAGCTGATTTAGTCAAGACAGTATTTGATCTGTTGGTATCTGTAACTCTTTTTGTGGGTCGATTTGATATGCGCATGATGCAG GCTGCGATGAACAAGGTTCCAGATGAAGCTACAAGTGGTGACCTATTGTACGATGAGTTTAGTGAAAGAGACAATCTCTGGTTTGATTTCATTGCAGACACTGGTGATGGTGGAAACCCATCCTATGCAGTGGCTCGTTTACTGGCCCAGCCTTCAATTCAACTTAAAGTTAGTGATTCCATGCGTACATTTCCACGCGGAGATTTGCTTATTATTGGAGGGGATCTTGC GTACCCTAACCCTTCTGCATTTACATATGAGAGACGTCTTTTCTGTCCGTTCGAGTATGCACTGCAGCCTCCACCCTGGTATAGTGCTGAACAGATAACAATAGACAAGCCAGATGTTCCTTCTGGAGTGCCAGAACTGAAACAGTATGATGGACCGGAGTGTTTCATAATTCCTGGAAACCATG ACTGGTTTGATGGTCTGCATACTTTTATGAGGTATATATGTCATAAGAGCTGGTTGGGTGGGTGGTTTCTGCCTCAGAAGAAGAGTTACTTTGCCTTGCAGCTTCCCAAGGGATGGTGGTTATTTGGTCTTGATCTGGCTCTTCATGGTGATATAGATGTATACCAATTCAAGTTTTTTGCAGAGCTATGTCGATACAAG ATTGGCGAAAATGACAATGTCATTGTGATGACACATGAACCAAATTGGCTTCTCGACTGGTACTGGAATGAGATCACTGGGAAAAATGTCTCTCACCTAATATGCGATTACCTGAAGGGAAGATGTAGACTCCGCATGGCAGGAGACTTGCATCACTATATGCGCCATTCTATTGTTCCCTCAGACAAGCCTGTTCATGTACAACACCTTCTTGTCAATGGTTGTGGTGGGGCCTTTTTGCATCCTACGCATGTCTTTAGAAATTTCAACAAATTTTGTGGAAACACTTATGAGAGCAAGGCTGCTTACCCATCTTATGATGATTCTAGTAGG ATTGCATTGGGCAACATTTTAAAATTCCGCAAGAAGAACTGGCAGTTTGATATTATTGGTGGTGTCATCTACTTTATATTGGTCTTTTCTATGTTCCCACAG TGTAACCTTGTCCACATATTGCACAAGGATTCTTGGTCTGGCCGCTTAAAATCCTTCTTTAGTACAATGTGGAGTGCTTTTATTTACATGCTGGAACACTCGTATGTGTCTTCAGCAGGAAGTCTAGTATTGATGATGGCATCATATTCATTTGTTCCTTCAAAATTGTCCAAAAAGAAGCGCGCTATTATAGGGGTCCTTCATATTATTGCACATATGACTGCGGCACTGGTTCTAATGTTGCTGTTAGAGTTGGGAATTGAAATATGTATTCGCAATCATCTTCTAGCAACGTCAG GTTACCATACACTCTATGAATGGTACCGATATATGGAAAGCGAGCACTTCCCAGATCCAACTGGACTCCGTGTTCGCATGGAACGATGGACATTTGGACTCTATCCTGCATGCATAAAGTACCTCATGTCTGCCTTTGATGTTCCAgag GTCATGGCTGTTACCAGAAATAACATCTGCAAGAACGGAATGGAGTCCCTTTCTCGTGGCGGTGCTATCATCTACTATGGTTCTGTCTTTCTTTATTTCTGGGTTTTCTCCACTCCTGTTGTATCTTTGATTTTTGGGAGCTATCTATATATTTGCATCAATTGGTTTCACATACACTTTGATGAAGCCTTCTCTTCACTCCGCATTGCAAATTACAAAGCATTTACCCGTTTCCATATCGCTGTGAGCGGTGATCTTGAAGTCTTCACCCTTGCAGTTGACAAG GTTCCTAAGGAGTGGAAGCTGGATCCTGAATGGGATGCTGAACCAAAACAGCCTAAGCAGCTGAGCCATCGTCGGAGGTTTCCTAGCAAGTGGAAGGCTGCTTCCGGTCCCGACCCTGTGAACTCGGTACGGATTGTTGATCATTTTGTGATTCAAAGATCTCTTACGGACCTCACCGAAGGAGGCAATGGTTGA